The Maylandia zebra isolate NMK-2024a linkage group LG4, Mzebra_GT3a, whole genome shotgun sequence genome includes a window with the following:
- the naa60 gene encoding N-alpha-acetyltransferase 60: MSDVVPPTALSEVQLRFLCHDDIENVKLLCGDWFPIEYPDSWYQDITSNKKFFSLAATYRGGIVGMIVAEIKGRTKVHKEDGDILASSFPVDTQVAYILSLGVVKEFRKHGIGSLLLDSLKEHISTTAQDHCKAIYLHVLTTNNTAINFYENRDFRQHHYLPYYYSIRGVLKDGFTYVLYINGGHPPWTIFDYIQHIGSTLASLSPCSIPQRLYRQAQSLLRSLLPWSNIASKTGIQYSRTM, from the exons ATGAGTGACGTGGTGCCTCCCACAGCCCTCAGTGAAGTCCAGCTCCGCTTCCTTTGCCACGATGACATAGAGAACGTTAAGCTGCTCTGTGGTGATTGGTTCCCAATCGA GTACCCAGACTCATGGTATCAGGACATCACCTCCAACAAGAAGTTCTTCTCCCTCGCTGCCACCTACAGAGGAGGCATCGTGGGAATGATTGTGGCCGAGATCAAAGGTCGGACCAAAGTACACAAAGAG GATGGAGACATCCTGGCCTCCAGTTTCCCCGTGGACACACAGGTAGCCTACATCCTCAGCCTGGGAGTGGTCAAAGAGTTCAGGAAACATGGCATAG GCTCACTGCTGCTGGACAGTTTGAAGGAGCACATATCGACGACAGCCCAGGACCACTGTAAGGCAATCTACCTACACGTTCTCACCACGAACAACACTGCCATCAACTTCTACGAGAACAGGGACTTCAGGCAGCACCACTACCTACCCTACTACTACTCCATCCGAGGCGTCCTCAAAGATGGATTCACATATGTGCTCTACATCAACGGGGGTCATCCACCCTGGACAATATT TGATTATATCCAGCACATCGGTTCAACCCTGGCCAGCCTGAGCCCCTGCTCCATCCCTCAGAGGCTGTACCGACAGGCCCAGTCCCTGCTGCGCTCGCTGCTCCCCTGGTCCAATATCGCCTCCAAGACCGGCATCCAGTACAGCAGAACAATGTGA
- the carhsp1 gene encoding calcium-regulated heat-stable protein 1 — translation MSSQDTAIKGSRPVTPPLPSPRSPRSPESLHLPACRHRDRSPSPMRGYLIPSPLPTRRNRTCSATARASEGPVFTGMCKYFSRSKGHGFITPSDGGADIFVHISDIEGEYVPVEGDEVSYKVCCIPPKLEKIQAVEVTITHLKPGTKHETWSGRTVDS, via the exons ATGTCCTCTCAAGACACTGCCATCAAGGGGTCTCGACCTGTGACCCCTCCACTGCCTTCTCCAAGATCCCCACGGTCTCCAG AATCTCTGCACCTCCCGGCCTGCAGACACAGAGATCGCTCGCCTTCCCCTATGAGAGGCTACCTCATCCCCAGCCCTCTGCCCACACGCAGAAACAGGACCTGCTCAgc GACGGCTCGTGCATCGGAGGGACCCGTGTTTACTGGCATGTGTAAATATTTCTCGCGCTCCAAAGGCCATGGATTTATCACGCCATCGGACGGGGGCGCTGACATCTTTGTCCATATCTCAGA CATCGAGGGCGAGTATGTGCCGGTGGAAGGCGATGAAGTGAGCTACAAGGTTTGCTGCATCCCTCCTAAACTCGAGAAGATCCAGGCAGTGGAGGTGACCATCACCCATCTCAAACCTGGGACCAAACACGAAACCTGGTCGGGGCGCACCGTCGACAGCTGA